The stretch of DNA aagGTAGGAAAAGTTGGTTGAATGTTGGTGGCGTCCATTTGTCCTCTgaattgaatgaatgaatgaatgaagaAAGGTGAATTTGAAGTGAAGAAGGAAGAGTTTTGTgtgtgttattattattaggcGGTGATTTCTACATATCGAGAGAGTACCCCCAATCTTGTTTCCTCCGCCCTCTTTTCTCTTTGTTCGTTCGTATTGACACTCTAAATAAcctctttttctctttctctctttccATTCCTATTTCACAAATCACAAAACAATGTCTCTCTCCACCCCCAAGGTTTCTGCACAACTTCTCCCTCTTCCTCTCAGATCCAATGCCAACCCTATTATTCCTTCTTCTCAATTCACTCCCTTCTTCGGATCCACTCTCAAATCTCGCTTCAATGCTCCCATTCACCTTTCTTCTCCTCCTCGCTCCATCGTTGCCTCCGTCTCTGATGCTCTCaaactcaacaacaacaacctcaCTTCACCCTCCAATTTGGTATCTTCAATCTTTtccctctttttcttttcttatcatTTTCTACATACCATCAATTCTGCATAACGTCtttctgatttatttttttatttattttttttatatctcaaCTCTGCTTAATTTTATTTACCCTCATTTTATTAGTTTAGTTTTTAAACTGCGTGATTCAATATTCTCTTTCACTTCTATACATACTACACAATCTGATGCTGTATATGTATTTCATATATCTTGTGTGAAATGTTGGAAGAGAAGATATCTTGTCATGCTACTTTCCAATTAACTTCATATTCTAGAAAACAATAACATGTGTTCTATCTTCATTCTTTGGTTCTCCTATGGAAATAAGTCTCTGAAagtgttgtttttgtttttgatttttttgtgtTTCTAGCTTATTACGAAAGAGGAAGGTTTGGTGCTCTATGAAGATATGATATTAGGAAGAACATTTGAAGACATGTGTGCCCAGATGTATTACAGAGGCAAAATGTTTGGTTTCGTTCACTTGTACAATGGCCAAGAAGCTATCTCAACTGGCTTTATCAAGCTTCTTAAGAAAGAAGACTCTGTAGTGAGCACCTATCGAGACCATGTTCATGCACTAAGTAAAGGGGTTCCGGCTCGTGCTGTCATGAGTGAGCTGTTTGGAAAGGCCACTGGATGCTGCCGGGGTCAAGGTGGTTCTATGCACATGTTCTCAAAGGAGCACAATGTGATTGGTGGGTTTGCTTTTATTGGCGAAGGAATTCCTGTGGCCACTGGGGCAGCTTTTTCTAGTAAGTATAGAAGAGAGGTGTTGAAAGAGGCAGATGCTGATTATGTGACATTGGCATTTTTTGGAGATGGAACATGTAATAATGGACAGTTCTATGAATGCTTAAACATGGCAGCCTTATGGAAATTGCCAATTGTGTTTGTGGTGGAAAACAATTTGTGGGCTATTGGGATGTCACATATCAGGGCAACTTCAGATCCTGAGATATGGAAGAAAGGTCCAGCATTTGGAATGCCGGGGGTTCATGTCGACGGGATGGATGTTTTGAAGGTACGAGAAGTCGCAAAGGAAGCAATAGGGAGAGCTAGGCGAGGAGAGGGACCAAGTTTGATAGAATGTGAGACCTATAGATTTAGAGGACATTCATTGGCTGATCCTGATGAGCTCCGTGACCCTGGTGAGCATTTACATCATACATTCCTTTTTATGTCTACTGCAACTATGTTGTTAATTTTGAACTTAATTATATTATGCTCTTTTACAGTTTTGATGGTTACCTTCAGTTGCACCATGCATAATCCGTgtacattaattttttcatgTAGTTTACTGTACATTAACTTTCTATACTATTaggaatttaattaattttaatagcgTTAGTTTTTTGCATTTTTGGGATGTCTGACTATGTTTTTATGTAATAAGATATTGATTTGGGTTGCAGAGTAGCATTCATACAATGGATGCCtgctaaattttaaaatgtaaatttttcatgttgaaattattgaatttatAGTTGTGTGCGTTCTAAACCTATTCATGTTGAAAAATCTAACAAAGTTTATAATTTGGTACTGAAATTCTGCATAACTGCAGATTTCTTAAGCTTGAACTATTATCCTCAAATTTGGAATGATTAATGACATGTTTGGTTTGAGAAAACATATTTTGTTTTCACTGTTTTGCATACAAATATTTGTAACCAAAATACAAAGTGAAAACACATGATGGTTTTATTATTAAAGGTGAAAGGTGAAAACGAAAAGAGATAACGTATTCTCAAACTATGGAAATGAAAATAAATCTCAATGGTCCATGGTTTGATTAACATCTCTGATCAATGCATATTTTTCCAGAAAAAATGTTTGCTCTGATTTTTCCAGTAGTTTGATTTGCTTTTACCAGATATTTTTCTGCCTCCAAATTTGTTCATAATGTGAGTTTAGTTTATACTTTAACTGTGTTCACCTAATTCAGATTTCAATGTAGTGTCTTTAGTTGCTTAATTATTGTTTCGCCTGATAAAATCTAGCACGGTGTGTTTACCCTTTTAAAATGTCaggttaaatttataaatttatgttttcTATGTATGTTTAACCGCTTTATTCTTACAGCAACGGTATTATGATTGACACAACTGATTGCTAATTTTAACAAGTCAGTAAATTTCCATGTCATATCAAATGAGTGAGATAGTTTGTATTTCCTTCCATTTTTGTCTTCCAAGTTGGTAACAATTCATCTGTCTTTGCTTTGGCAGCTGAGAAGGCACACTATGCTGGTAGGGATCCCATCTCTACACTGAAGAAATACATGCTTGAGAACAAATTAGCCAGTGAACAGGAGTTGAAAACCATAGAGAAGAAGATTGATGAGATCATTGAGGAGGCTGTTGAGTTTGCTGATGAGAGCCCGGTTCCACCACGCAGCCAGCTTTTGGAGAATGTCTTTGCTGATCCAAAAGGTTTTGGAATTGGACCTGATGGCAGGTACAGATGTGAGGACCCAAAATTCACTGAAGGCACAGCTCAGGTCTAATCTTTTCAAGTCTGGCATTTATCTGCTTGGAGTTTTCAGTTTCGGATTCGTGttcttttttatatacttaaaaTAGAGATCAAATGTTAATCAGAAAATGTATTAccctttataaattttaagcaGGTTTGTTCTTTAGGATGGtttttttctccttctctaatatttatcattgtttTTTAAACTGGTGTCAGCAATGAAAATCCATAAAAGTTAGTTGCCTTGTGCAGATTCTATAGCCTCTGCACTGTAAAATTTTATTCCTGTAGTTCCTGAAATAGGcattttaatacattttgttCCTTATGACTGTCTATCGCTGATATAACTGATAGTTTGTCTTATAACGTTGCATTGTTTCCTTCATTCTCTTTGGACGAAGATTTTGTTTACAACATTCATTCTCTGTGGGTGAAGCATGACAAATAGCATTGGACTTTcaagtttgtgtttttttattgaattttttaatccTTTGAAAATTACATTTGTTACGTCAAACTATTTTGTTTACGAACGGATTCTTGTGAATTTAGTCGCATCACCTGCTTATATGAGTCTACTAAAAGCCTTTCCTAGACGTCGAAATGAACTTCATCTCTGAATTTAGTATATGTAGTTGTTGGATGTGTTGTATTATGCTTTACAAAATTAATGGAATAAATTCACTCAATGATCCAATCCCCTTTTTTCAATTAGAATTTGAGCATGCTTTATTTGAGATGAAGGGCATTGTTAAGATACGAGTTCAAATTCGGAtcgaaataatttttaataagatCTAACTCCCATTGAATCCATGATTGTTTGAATTGAATGTTTCAGCTTCATATTCTACTTATTGTTATATAGTTACTCCATATTATAATATGCACATGCActttttgattttcttatgTTGGGAATTGAATCTCGTAGAATTTCGTATGTTGGGAATTGATTCTCGTATAACCGAATTACATTCCAATGCAGCGTTATATAGGCAATTGGTGCCCAACATATTTTTCAAGCGAATGGAAATACAAATAAGTAAATTGGTGCCCCGTTGGAACATTAGACGGCTGAATTTAagttatttagttatttttctgAAACTTACTCGAGAAATTATGAGCTATTAGGATCTTCCACGTAGAGAATTGGCATTTGGtggattttttatttgaatggagaatctttcttttctcttcatttttttaatgaatgaaaaatagacagattaaaaacttttaaaaagaaatataaaatgcCTGTTATATTATATAggcatttaaaataaatgcacgAGAAACATCATAAATCATAATATTACTACCTAAAGAAAGGTACGGCCACACTTTGCAAGGGCATTATTTACTCATCATGAGTCACGTCATGTATTCAATGGAGGTTTCCTTGTTGGTGAACTCTGAATTGAGCACAAGGGTCATAACAATGGTGGATTTTGCAGTTAGCGTCATTCAACAATCCCACAACAGATTTGGAATCCCAATAAAGTCTTATATTTCTATATCCTCTATCCTAAGCAATTATCAAACATTGAAAAATTCTCCCAAGTTCTACCTCTAACAAGCACCTCCTCAATTTTACAgcatacataaaaataaagttacttTGATAATCTCAAAATAAACCTCCATAAGAGGCTGTCCATCCAAAATTCACAACAGAGCTTCCACAATTGAGAGCAACCTGTTTGGAAGCATCCATCTGATATGAACTGGTTGAGTCACAATCTGGTTCATACTTAAGCACTTGGATGGTTGAGTATATGTGGAACACACCACATGAATTTGATGTTCTCTCTAGCTCTAGACTTCTATTTTAACTTGAAGCACAGAATGATTGATTTACGTACAATTGTATTTTAAAGCATTAACGTGACAGAAGAGTGCAAGGGACATATAGGTCCCAAATATTGGATGAGAAGTTTGAGTTGATGACCACAAAGAGAAGGAGAATCCAACATAAGCTATTGATATTGAGAATGGAAAGACATATTTTGAAATATCTAAGAATGCAAGACGAACAATTACACACAGTTATATGTCATGCTCTTTGTCTATGAACTTGGATTCGTGTATATCCCATATTTGTTTGTATAAGTTGGATGTATTTTTGGAAACAGATTGTAATACCACCACATACAAAAATTGGCAACTCAGCTGGTGTGGAAGTGTAATACCACCACATACAAATTCTAATACCAAGTCCCCGATTTACTTATATGTCATGAAAGATGGCGGTTCAAACAATTTTGATTTTACATACTACTGTCTATCAGCTGCAGCAGGTCATTCATATTACAGAATTATGCAAGATTAAAAGCACTAGCTGTTGGAGATTTCTGATTCAATAGGAATCCAAGAACACCTAAGTGCACCAATAGTAGGGCTCCTTGTGGATGGATTATCCACAGAACCAAATCACAACCATTCATAATCCACTTGTTATAAAAGGATACTAAAACCAATCAACGCAATTGGTTTTGATTTCACATAACCGGTCGTAAAACTGGTGGTTGTATCCATAACCAACTTGGAATTTCATAACTAGTTTTTGGTTCCTCAGATACCAATAGCTTCTCAAACAACAACCAAAGAGAAACTCATACAGACTAAACTCGAAATAGTTAGTAATAACTACAACTAAATCACACCAGTTAGTATTTATTCATAAAGAACAAGGCCGTGGGACTAAAATGCTCAACCTGAAtcattctaaatatttttaatttattaggcTTGACCAAAAAGGTTATAGGTCAACATGCCCTGTTTATAGGTTATGTTATCCTCTACTTATAACCCAGCTTCAGTATTCACAGACCAGATAGCTTAGCTTCTGTCAGTTATTACAGCTCAGCAAGCAGAATCAGTTCGCTGGAAGTTCCAAGCCCACACTATGAAATTAATTCTTCTGAGTGCAAAAGTAAATAACAGAAAATTCAGATTCACATCACTAAGCATCAGTTGATAAACCAAGAAAGAAAGCATCAGTTGATGAAccatgaaagaaagaaaaagatattCAGATAGCCAGATTTCACATCACTAAGCAATGCAAAAATGAGCAATGAAAATACAAGTCTTCAAGAGGGATCCAGATAATCAATATATCATTTAGGTCTGAACATGCAGTACCCAAGGGAGGAGGTATGTGCGTTCCTTCAGGGGCTCCAACCACTACtaatagttttaattatttCCGGTTATAATATTCAGCCATCAATCAATAACATACCTTTAAGACAAATATGTAATGTGGCGTGAGATTTATAGGctaaataactaaattatttaatattttattaattatttggaaaagataatatattagtaatattattattgtactGCACATTTTTACActataatatttaattgatatttataattgatactATACTATTTTAATCCTGGATCCGCCCCTTCGAGACTTCAATCCTGGATCCGCCCCGGGCAGTACCTAACTATATTGTAGAATATAATCAAAAAAATATCAGCAAAATATGCTTTATTTAGATAAAGCATCATATGCTGCAGCATCTCTCCATAGGCTGACTATTCAGTTTATTCCATTTACTGGCAAATTGATGATATAGCATTATGTTCAAATTATTAAGCTATAAAGGGATGTATGATGCAGTGCTATAATTAACCTGAAGCTACCAAACTGTAGGTGACCTCTATCCTTAGAAGAGTAGTGTAAAATGACATCATTCAAAGCTGAGAAACATACTGAGAAATCTAGTAGCTCTCAACCATCAGGAAtgattatgatgaattttttactTTACAGACATAAGCAGAAGCTTAAGGAGTCAGAGACCTAAAAAACGGGGCACCTTTGGATTCAAAGCATGGACCCAACACCAAAACAGATCTAGCAAAACATTTCTCTTGTACATGTTGcatttaactaatataaaatattcacaCGCAACTTAGGCATAACTGTCAGCAAATAGAAAACAAACTAAATCTGAAATTGGAGTAATATGCTGAAGCAGTACTGAACAGAAACTGATTCGAGATTTGAATAACAGAAGCAGAAAACATAGCATAATGAAGATATTACTAACCTGAAAGATCGATTGACCAAGGTCTCAGCACATACTAGAGGTCCTAAACGCAGATATCTATCAGGCAGGCTTTTGATGTTTTTGCTTTAGTCAATATTTCTCATTACACTTTTAAGATTATGCATCTCAGGTTTGAAATGCATCCCTTTTCCCAAGGTGCATCTCCAATATAAACATGACAATACAACTTCAAAATCAAAAGTATACATACTTAAACCTGTCATAACTGGTAGTTTGGAGAGACCACCAGTGGTTAAAAAATCGATCTTCAATGATTTGAAATATCAACTAAGTctcaaaaataattcaaaaaaatgaaaatggctGGTAAGTAATGAGGAACAATGACCGTTTCCACAAGATGGGTCCACGCATAAACTAGAACTACCATGGGTGGTAAATCTGATTTCAGTAGTGGATTATTTTGCTTTTGAAGCTAGTATAATGAAAATAGCATCATAAAAAGTATAAAACTGTGTGTTCCTTTCTTAAACACTAAAACTAATAACAACAAGAATGAAGATGTAATACATATTAaggtgaaaaataaaatttcaaaaaataataatgtgaagAGACAGTATAAAGGATATTACAACTTCAGAGCAGCTATTGCTTCTGGTTTAAAATCAACTCGCAGACCCAGCACACGCCTAACCTCTGCTGGAGTTAATCTCCAGGTCATAGGTCCAGAGTTTTCACCCCAGAAATCCAGAATCTCAGACACCTTTTCTAAATTTAGTATTGTTGCCATTTGAGTAAGTCGTGCAAACTTGTCTCTAACAGTCCTCTGTGTCATGATGCTGAAATGACTAACTAGAGCTCGAGCATCTCTGTCAAGCTGAAGACCACCAAGCTGACTAAATCTTTTCTGCATCATAATGACTTCCAGCCTTTTCACGATGAAGTCAATAACCAAATGAACAAAAGTATCATAATTGTTAGCAGTCATTAGTGGCTGCAGCCAAGCCACATTTGTCTCCACAGCATGAAGAAGCCTCTGAACCCACGGATCATTCACCTCATTATCTGCATACTCAGCCTCAGAAAGCTCGTAGCTGATCGTTCCTACACTGTCTAATACAGGCCGTATCCGTGGTGTAATGGTTGCTACAAGTTGTTCTATGCCA from Cicer arietinum cultivar CDC Frontier isolate Library 1 chromosome 3, Cicar.CDCFrontier_v2.0, whole genome shotgun sequence encodes:
- the LOC101497839 gene encoding pyruvate dehydrogenase E1 component subunit alpha-3, chloroplastic; amino-acid sequence: MSLSTPKVSAQLLPLPLRSNANPIIPSSQFTPFFGSTLKSRFNAPIHLSSPPRSIVASVSDALKLNNNNLTSPSNLLITKEEGLVLYEDMILGRTFEDMCAQMYYRGKMFGFVHLYNGQEAISTGFIKLLKKEDSVVSTYRDHVHALSKGVPARAVMSELFGKATGCCRGQGGSMHMFSKEHNVIGGFAFIGEGIPVATGAAFSSKYRREVLKEADADYVTLAFFGDGTCNNGQFYECLNMAALWKLPIVFVVENNLWAIGMSHIRATSDPEIWKKGPAFGMPGVHVDGMDVLKVREVAKEAIGRARRGEGPSLIECETYRFRGHSLADPDELRDPAEKAHYAGRDPISTLKKYMLENKLASEQELKTIEKKIDEIIEEAVEFADESPVPPRSQLLENVFADPKGFGIGPDGRYRCEDPKFTEGTAQV